In Streptomyces hawaiiensis, one genomic interval encodes:
- a CDS encoding enhanced serine sensitivity protein SseB C-terminal domain-containing protein translates to MSASGTAAAGQVEHILRQVTPGRYDAYEALLRALATPHTGQIWMLLWHGQAGSPDAQYGNMDVDGYGYAPCVTSAQELSASGWNRSYEVVDGVDVARALYPDHFGLWLNPHAPGGGVGIPWLDLRRIATGLDRQPAGPLRLSEPAIEIPQFYALLAQNAHRTAAVRTLRRAWVQPALGAPYLAIGLDVYDTSPPAVDSVRAMMQQSLGAVPDGLPVSTVAMSDEHDPVALWLRAKARPFYDREAHATAPVQAPASGYGYPPAQGRY, encoded by the coding sequence GTGAGCGCGAGCGGCACGGCCGCGGCCGGACAGGTCGAGCACATACTGCGCCAGGTCACGCCCGGGCGTTACGACGCCTACGAGGCACTCCTGCGCGCGCTCGCGACCCCGCACACCGGCCAGATCTGGATGCTCCTGTGGCACGGCCAGGCCGGCTCCCCAGACGCCCAGTACGGAAACATGGACGTCGACGGCTATGGCTACGCCCCCTGCGTGACCTCCGCCCAGGAGCTCTCGGCCAGCGGCTGGAACCGCTCGTACGAGGTGGTCGACGGCGTCGACGTCGCCCGCGCGCTCTACCCCGACCACTTCGGCCTCTGGCTCAACCCGCACGCCCCCGGCGGCGGCGTCGGCATCCCCTGGCTCGACCTGCGCCGGATCGCCACGGGCCTGGACCGCCAGCCCGCCGGCCCCCTGCGCCTGTCCGAACCCGCCATCGAGATCCCGCAGTTCTACGCCCTGCTCGCGCAGAACGCCCACCGCACTGCGGCCGTCCGCACGCTGCGCCGCGCCTGGGTGCAGCCCGCGCTCGGGGCGCCGTACCTCGCCATCGGACTGGATGTGTACGACACCTCGCCGCCGGCCGTGGACTCCGTGCGCGCGATGATGCAGCAGTCCCTCGGTGCCGTGCCGGACGGGCTCCCCGTGTCGACCGTCGCCATGTCCGACGAGCACGACCCGGTCGCCCTGTGGCTGCGGGCGAAGGCCCGCCCCTTCTACGACCGCGAGGCGCACGCCACCGCCCCCGTCCAGGCCCCGGCCTCCGGCTACGGATACCCTCCGGCCCAGGGCCGGTACTGA
- a CDS encoding ABC transporter permease: protein MTAPIETTGAEAGAQPEAVLSGVKKSQIEGRSLTQIAWMRFKRDKVAMAGGVVVILLVLMAVFSKPIQWIFNLDPNKFNQDLIDPALLAPKGGWGGMSWDHPLGVDPQYGRDMLARIIDGSWVSLLVAGGATLLSVCIGTVLGVVAGYYGGWIDSVISRLMDTFLAFPLLLFAISISASVQDGFFGLEGLPLRICVLIFVIGFFSWPYIGRIVRAQTMTLRKREFIEASTSLGARGPYILFRELLPNLVAPILVYSTLIIPTNILFEAALSFLGVGIAPPQASWGGMLSNAVDLYTADPQYMFVPGLAIFITVLAFNLLGDGLRDALDPRSK from the coding sequence GTGACCGCACCGATCGAGACCACCGGGGCGGAAGCCGGAGCACAGCCCGAGGCCGTGCTCTCCGGGGTCAAGAAGAGCCAGATCGAAGGGCGCTCGCTCACCCAGATCGCCTGGATGCGCTTCAAGCGGGACAAGGTGGCGATGGCGGGAGGCGTCGTCGTCATCCTGCTCGTGCTGATGGCGGTGTTCTCCAAGCCGATCCAGTGGATCTTCAACCTCGATCCGAACAAGTTCAACCAGGACCTCATCGACCCGGCGCTGCTCGCCCCCAAGGGCGGCTGGGGAGGCATGAGTTGGGACCACCCGCTCGGTGTGGACCCCCAGTACGGCCGCGACATGCTCGCCCGCATCATCGACGGCTCCTGGGTCTCCCTCCTGGTCGCGGGCGGCGCCACGCTGTTGTCCGTGTGCATCGGCACCGTGCTCGGTGTCGTCGCCGGCTACTACGGCGGCTGGATCGACAGCGTGATCAGCAGGCTCATGGACACCTTCCTGGCTTTCCCCCTGCTGCTGTTCGCCATCTCGATCTCCGCCTCGGTGCAGGACGGTTTCTTCGGCCTGGAAGGCCTGCCGCTGCGCATCTGCGTGCTGATCTTCGTGATCGGCTTCTTCAGCTGGCCGTACATCGGCCGCATCGTGCGCGCCCAGACGATGACCCTGCGCAAGCGGGAGTTCATCGAGGCCTCCACGAGCCTCGGGGCACGCGGCCCGTACATCCTGTTCCGGGAGCTTCTCCCGAACCTCGTCGCACCGATCCTCGTCTACTCGACGCTGATCATCCCGACGAACATCCTGTTCGAGGCCGCACTGAGCTTCCTCGGTGTCGGTATCGCTCCGCCGCAGGCCTCCTGGGGCGGCATGCTCAGCAACGCTGTGGACCTCTACACGGCTGATCCGCAGTACATGTTCGTGCCCGGACTGGCGATCTTCATCACCGTCCTGGCCTTCAACCTGCTGGGTGACGGGCTGCGTGACGCCCTCGACCCTCGCAGCAAGTGA
- a CDS encoding ABC transporter substrate-binding protein produces the protein MTAGVASVLALSLGAAACGGGGDDNDGGGNGKKDAALNSIVNASDKKGGTVTYEHSDVPDSLDPGNTYYGWVQNFSRLYGRTLTTFKPAAGKEGLEVVPDLAEGLGKSSPDAKTWTYKLRAGVKFQDGTPVTSKDVKYAIERSNFAPEALSNGPTYFKSYLEGGDKYKGPYKDKSAEGIKSIETPDDRTIVFKLKQPFADFDYLATFSQTAPVPQSKDTGAKYVQAIQSSGPYQFQSYEEGRGATLVRNKQWDAKTDPVRKALPDKITIKFKVNPVTVDNNLLSDKITADAAGTGVQPQTQPKVLRGKYANQTDSSYAGATQYIALNVNVKPFDNAECRKAVQWGLDKQSVLDAMGGSPKGDVATTLLPPSVNGYTKFDTYATDGHKGDAAKAKAALKACGKPNGFDTILTARSDRPAEIAAATATQASLKKIGINVEIKQFPSGKYFSNFAGVPSYVHDNKLGMLSMAWGADWPTGYGFLDQIINGAAIKPSGGNNLMELDDPKINKALTDAIANTDDAARTKAWGDIDKMVLDNASVVPLVYRKNLLLRPTSANNVTVTQAYLGMYDYLLMSSSK, from the coding sequence GTGACCGCCGGCGTTGCGTCGGTCCTGGCACTGTCGCTGGGTGCTGCCGCGTGCGGCGGCGGAGGTGACGACAACGACGGGGGAGGCAACGGCAAGAAGGACGCCGCGCTGAACTCGATCGTCAACGCGTCGGACAAGAAGGGAGGGACCGTCACGTACGAGCACTCGGACGTGCCGGACTCCCTCGACCCGGGCAACACGTACTACGGCTGGGTCCAGAACTTCTCCCGCCTCTACGGCAGAACGCTCACCACGTTCAAACCGGCTGCGGGCAAGGAAGGCCTGGAGGTAGTGCCGGACCTCGCCGAGGGACTCGGCAAGTCCAGCCCGGACGCCAAGACCTGGACGTACAAGCTGCGTGCGGGTGTGAAGTTCCAGGACGGCACCCCGGTGACGTCCAAGGACGTGAAGTACGCCATCGAGCGCTCCAACTTCGCGCCCGAGGCGCTGTCCAACGGCCCGACGTACTTCAAGTCGTACCTGGAGGGCGGTGACAAGTACAAGGGCCCCTACAAGGACAAGTCCGCCGAGGGCATCAAGTCCATCGAGACGCCGGACGACCGGACGATCGTCTTCAAGCTGAAGCAGCCGTTCGCCGACTTCGACTACCTGGCGACGTTCTCGCAGACGGCTCCGGTGCCGCAGTCCAAGGACACCGGTGCGAAGTACGTGCAGGCCATCCAGTCCTCCGGCCCGTACCAGTTCCAGTCCTACGAGGAGGGCCGCGGCGCCACCCTCGTGCGCAACAAGCAGTGGGACGCCAAGACGGACCCGGTCCGCAAGGCCCTGCCGGACAAGATCACGATCAAGTTCAAGGTCAACCCGGTCACGGTCGACAACAACCTGCTCTCCGACAAGATCACGGCTGACGCGGCCGGCACGGGTGTGCAGCCGCAGACCCAGCCGAAGGTGCTGCGCGGCAAGTACGCCAACCAGACGGACAGCTCCTACGCGGGCGCCACGCAGTACATCGCGCTCAACGTCAACGTGAAGCCGTTCGACAACGCCGAGTGCCGCAAGGCCGTGCAGTGGGGCCTCGACAAGCAGTCGGTGCTCGACGCCATGGGCGGTTCGCCGAAGGGCGACGTGGCGACCACGCTGCTGCCGCCGTCCGTGAACGGCTACACCAAGTTCGACACCTACGCCACCGACGGTCACAAGGGTGACGCGGCCAAGGCCAAGGCGGCGCTGAAGGCGTGCGGCAAGCCGAACGGCTTCGACACCATCTTGACCGCCCGCTCCGACCGCCCCGCCGAGATCGCCGCCGCGACCGCCACCCAGGCGTCGCTGAAGAAGATCGGCATCAACGTCGAGATCAAGCAGTTCCCCTCCGGCAAGTACTTCTCCAACTTCGCCGGTGTCCCGAGCTACGTCCACGACAACAAGCTCGGCATGCTCTCGATGGCGTGGGGTGCCGACTGGCCGACCGGCTACGGCTTCCTCGACCAGATCATCAACGGTGCCGCGATCAAGCCCTCGGGCGGCAACAACCTGATGGAGCTGGACGACCCGAAGATCAACAAGGCCCTGACGGACGCGATCGCCAACACCGACGACGCGGCCCGCACCAAGGCCTGGGGTGACATCGACAAGATGGTCCTCGACAACGCCTCGGTCGTCCCGCTGGTCTACCGCAAGAACCTGCTGCTCCGGCCGACGTCCGCGAACAACGTCACCGTCACGCAGGCCTACCTCGGCATGTACGACTACCTGCTGATGAGCTCCTCGAAGTAA
- a CDS encoding ABC transporter permease, translated as MAAYILRRVMGAVLLLLVVSAVTFAIFFLVPRLGGQTADQLATQYVGKDANPESVAAIKQNLGLDLPVYEQYWNFVKGIVAGADYRFGPDATHCSAPCFGYSFKNHVEVWPQLLERIPVSLSLAVGAAVIWVVFGVMTGVISALRKGKPIDRTAMFIALAGVSLPIFFTGQILLALFVYEIPIWDSVDYVPFTENPAEWAWHLVLPWISLAFLFSALYARLTRAGMLETMSEDYIRTARAKGLKETTVVAKHGLRSALTPIVTIFGMDFGILIGSAVLTETVFSLQGIGAYAIQSIQTNDLPIIMGVTMVAAFFIVFCNLIVDLVYAAIDPRVRYS; from the coding sequence GTGGCTGCGTACATCCTCCGACGCGTCATGGGCGCGGTGCTGTTGCTGCTGGTGGTCAGCGCAGTCACCTTCGCCATCTTCTTCCTCGTCCCCCGCCTCGGGGGGCAGACGGCCGACCAGTTGGCCACCCAGTACGTCGGCAAGGACGCGAACCCCGAGTCCGTCGCCGCGATCAAGCAGAACCTGGGGCTTGATCTGCCCGTCTACGAGCAGTACTGGAACTTCGTCAAGGGCATCGTGGCGGGCGCGGACTACCGGTTCGGTCCCGACGCGACGCACTGCAGCGCACCCTGCTTCGGGTACTCCTTCAAGAACCACGTCGAGGTGTGGCCCCAGCTCCTGGAGCGGATCCCCGTCTCCCTCTCGCTGGCCGTCGGTGCCGCGGTGATCTGGGTGGTCTTCGGTGTCATGACCGGTGTCATCTCGGCGCTGCGCAAGGGCAAGCCGATCGACCGCACCGCGATGTTCATCGCCCTCGCCGGCGTTTCGCTCCCGATCTTCTTCACCGGCCAGATCCTGCTCGCGCTCTTCGTCTACGAGATCCCCATCTGGGACAGCGTCGACTACGTCCCGTTCACCGAGAACCCCGCGGAATGGGCCTGGCACCTGGTGCTGCCCTGGATCAGCCTCGCCTTCCTCTTCTCCGCGCTCTACGCCCGGCTCACCCGGGCGGGCATGCTGGAGACGATGAGCGAGGACTACATCAGAACGGCCAGGGCCAAGGGTCTGAAGGAGACCACGGTCGTGGCCAAGCACGGCCTGCGCTCCGCTCTCACCCCGATCGTCACGATCTTCGGCATGGACTTCGGCATCCTCATCGGCTCCGCGGTGCTCACGGAGACCGTCTTCTCGCTCCAGGGCATCGGCGCCTACGCCATCCAGTCCATCCAGACGAACGACCTGCCGATCATCATGGGCGTGACGATGGTCGCCGCGTTCTTCATCGTCTTCTGCAATCTGATCGTCGACCTGGTGTACGCCGCCATCGACCCCCGGGTGAGGTACTCGTGA
- a CDS encoding ABC transporter ATP-binding protein, with protein sequence MSKLDKAALGEPDTTAASAPDDVFLSVRDLRIHFDTDDGLVKSVDGVSFDVRKGRTLGIVGESGSGKSVTSLGVMGLHRSARAKVSGEVWLDGQELIAADPDAVRRLRGRKMAMIFQDPLSAMHPYYSVGQQIVEAYRVHHDVSKKAAKQRAIEMLDRVGIPEPAERVNGYPHEFSGGMRQRAMIAMSLVNNPELLIADEPTTALDVTVQAQILDLIRDLQKEFGSAVIMITHDLGVVAEMADDLLVMYGGRCIERGPAEDVFSEPRHPYTWGLLGSMPRLDRDETDRLIPIKGAPPSLINLPSGCAFHPRCPYADIPKDDVTRTVRPELTEVGGSHWAACHMTQEQRERIWTEEIAPKL encoded by the coding sequence GTGAGCAAGCTCGACAAAGCCGCGCTCGGCGAACCGGACACCACCGCCGCGTCCGCCCCGGACGACGTGTTCCTGTCCGTCCGTGATCTGCGCATCCACTTCGACACCGACGACGGTCTGGTCAAGTCCGTCGACGGCGTCAGTTTCGACGTGCGCAAGGGCAGGACCCTGGGCATCGTGGGCGAGTCCGGCTCCGGCAAGTCGGTCACGTCGCTCGGCGTGATGGGCCTGCACCGCTCGGCGCGCGCCAAGGTCTCCGGCGAGGTCTGGCTGGACGGCCAGGAGCTGATCGCGGCCGACCCCGACGCCGTACGGCGGCTGCGCGGCCGGAAGATGGCCATGATCTTCCAGGACCCGCTGTCGGCGATGCACCCGTACTACTCGGTCGGGCAGCAGATCGTCGAGGCGTACCGCGTCCACCACGACGTCAGCAAGAAGGCCGCCAAGCAGCGGGCGATCGAGATGCTCGACCGCGTCGGCATCCCCGAGCCGGCCGAGCGCGTCAACGGCTACCCGCACGAGTTCTCCGGCGGTATGCGCCAGCGCGCCATGATCGCCATGTCGCTGGTGAACAACCCCGAGCTGCTCATCGCCGACGAGCCGACCACCGCCCTGGACGTCACCGTGCAGGCGCAGATCCTCGACCTGATCCGGGACCTGCAGAAGGAGTTCGGCTCCGCGGTCATCATGATCACCCACGACCTGGGTGTGGTCGCCGAGATGGCCGACGACCTGCTGGTCATGTACGGCGGCCGGTGCATCGAGCGCGGCCCCGCCGAGGACGTGTTCTCCGAGCCCCGCCACCCCTACACCTGGGGCCTGCTCGGCTCGATGCCGCGTCTGGACCGCGACGAGACCGACCGGCTCATCCCGATCAAGGGCGCGCCGCCCTCCCTCATCAACCTCCCGTCCGGCTGCGCCTTCCATCCGCGCTGCCCGTACGCGGACATCCCCAAGGACGACGTCACCCGCACGGTCCGCCCCGAGCTGACCGAGGTCGGCGGCTCGCACTGGGCCGCCTGCCACATGACGCAGGAGCAGCGGGAGCGTATCTGGACCGAAGAGATTGCGCCGAAGCTGTGA
- a CDS encoding ABC transporter ATP-binding protein — protein sequence MSTPDTSAGTLTKGTTADGEVLLKVTGLQKHFPIRKGLLQRQTGAVRAVDGIDFEVRQGETLGVVGESGCGKSTMGRLITRLLEPTGGSVEFQGKDITHLKTGELRPMRRDVQMIFQDPYSSLNPRHTIGTIVGAPFRLQGVDPEGGVKKEVQRLLSVVGLNPEHYNRYPHEFSGGQRQRIGIARALALNPKLVVADEPVSALDVSIQAQVVNLLDDLQEELGLTYVIIAHDLSVVRHVSDRIAVMYLGKIVELADRDKLYKSPMHPYSKALLSAVPIPDPKRRGVKSERILLKGDVPSPIAPPSGCRFHTRCWKATQICKTTEPPLKELRVGQQVACHHPENFEDQQPQDTKLLSSAKEVAAENGGATPVEK from the coding sequence GTGAGCACACCGGACACCAGCGCGGGCACCCTCACCAAGGGCACCACCGCCGACGGCGAGGTCCTGCTGAAGGTGACCGGCCTTCAGAAGCACTTCCCGATCCGCAAGGGCCTGCTCCAGCGGCAGACCGGCGCGGTGCGTGCCGTCGACGGCATCGACTTCGAGGTGCGCCAGGGCGAGACGCTCGGCGTCGTCGGCGAGTCGGGCTGCGGCAAGTCCACCATGGGCCGGCTGATCACCCGGCTGCTCGAACCGACCGGCGGTTCGGTCGAGTTCCAGGGCAAGGACATCACGCACCTGAAGACCGGCGAGCTGCGCCCCATGCGCCGCGACGTGCAGATGATCTTCCAGGACCCGTACTCGTCGCTGAACCCCCGCCACACGATCGGCACGATCGTCGGTGCCCCCTTCCGGCTGCAGGGCGTCGATCCCGAGGGCGGTGTGAAGAAGGAGGTCCAGCGGCTGCTGTCGGTGGTCGGCCTCAACCCCGAGCACTACAACCGCTATCCGCACGAGTTCTCCGGCGGCCAGCGCCAGCGCATCGGCATCGCCCGCGCGCTCGCGCTCAACCCCAAGCTGGTGGTGGCGGACGAGCCGGTCTCCGCGCTGGACGTGTCGATCCAGGCGCAGGTGGTGAACCTGCTGGACGACCTCCAGGAGGAACTGGGCCTGACGTACGTGATCATCGCGCACGACCTGTCGGTCGTCCGGCACGTCTCCGACCGGATCGCGGTGATGTACCTCGGCAAGATCGTCGAACTGGCGGACCGCGACAAGCTGTACAAGTCGCCGATGCACCCGTACTCCAAGGCCCTGCTGTCGGCCGTGCCGATTCCGGATCCCAAGCGCCGGGGCGTCAAGAGCGAGCGCATCCTGCTCAAGGGCGACGTGCCCTCGCCGATCGCCCCGCCGAGCGGCTGCCGCTTCCACACCCGCTGCTGGAAGGCGACGCAGATCTGCAAGACGACCGAGCCGCCGCTCAAGGAGCTGCGGGTCGGGCAGCAGGTCGCCTGTCACCACCCGGAGAACTTCGAGGACCAGCAGCCGCAGGACACCAAGCTGCTGTCCTCGGCCAAGGAGGTCGCCGCGGAGAACGGCGGCGCCACCCCCGTGGAGAAGTGA
- a CDS encoding trimeric intracellular cation channel family protein, with protein MLQQLFSPSVQHTLDLIGIFVFAISGALLAVRKNFDVFGMAVLAEVTALGGGLFRDLVIGAVPPAAFTDLGYFLTPLLATLLVFFLHPQVERIQGAVNVFDAAGLGLFCVAGTIKAYEYGLGLTASAGLGLTTAVGGGVLRDVLANEVPSLLRWDRDLYAVPAIVGSALAALCLRYDALNPLTSGLAVVTAFALRLLAMRYHWRAPRAWHRRSTVSEEEQPVLP; from the coding sequence GTGCTCCAGCAACTCTTCAGCCCGTCCGTCCAGCACACGCTCGACCTGATCGGCATCTTCGTCTTCGCGATCTCCGGCGCCCTGCTGGCCGTGCGCAAGAACTTCGACGTGTTCGGCATGGCCGTCCTCGCCGAGGTCACCGCCCTGGGCGGCGGCCTGTTCCGCGACCTGGTCATCGGGGCCGTACCGCCCGCCGCCTTCACGGACCTGGGGTACTTCCTCACCCCGCTGCTCGCCACCCTCCTCGTCTTCTTCCTGCACCCCCAGGTGGAGCGCATCCAGGGCGCGGTGAACGTCTTCGACGCGGCCGGCCTCGGCCTGTTCTGCGTCGCCGGCACGATCAAGGCGTACGAGTACGGGCTCGGCCTGACCGCCTCCGCCGGCCTGGGTCTGACCACCGCCGTGGGCGGCGGTGTGCTGCGGGACGTCCTCGCCAACGAGGTGCCCTCGCTGCTGCGCTGGGACCGCGACCTGTACGCCGTCCCGGCCATCGTCGGCTCCGCCCTGGCCGCCCTGTGCCTGCGCTACGACGCGCTGAACCCGCTCACCAGCGGGCTCGCGGTGGTCACCGCCTTCGCACTGCGCCTGCTCGCGATGCGGTACCACTGGCGAGCTCCGCGGGCGTGGCACCGGCGGTCGACGGTGAGCGAGGAGGAGCAGCCCGTCCTGCCGTGA
- a CDS encoding alpha/beta hydrolase codes for MSLTGTPFLCTLVVLSVAALALPLVLWSRVRGPRALRTAARALMLLFAQGTAVALVFTLVNNANNLYDNWADLLGTGDHVQQAANLGADGTGGISLERLPKVRQTFEPATGPGMGAAGGVRVTQLRGRVSGVNAEVYVWLPPQYGEPAYRHHRFPVVELLPGYPGSAKAWFGSLHAHEQLEPLMRGGRVAPFILVAPRTNLLAGVDTGCANIPGTVNADTWLSVDVPKMVLDNFRAESAPQGWAVAGYSAGAHCAARLAVAHPDRYRAAVSLSGYNDPIGERDSLTAQSPALRTENNPYLMLRRAPVPPRIALYLSGQPRDGYEAAVALEQTAKAPTTVHVVYIPKSAGGHNMALWRPQVVPVFRWLTQEMGLRPVTAGRAAPPRSPSTAGATPAELASGTASRAGAVRRR; via the coding sequence ATGAGCCTCACCGGAACACCGTTCCTCTGCACGCTGGTCGTCCTGTCCGTCGCCGCCCTCGCACTGCCGCTGGTCCTGTGGTCACGCGTCCGCGGGCCCCGGGCCCTGCGTACCGCGGCCCGGGCGCTGATGCTGCTGTTCGCGCAGGGGACGGCCGTGGCCCTGGTCTTCACGCTGGTCAACAACGCCAACAACCTGTACGACAACTGGGCCGACCTGCTCGGCACCGGCGACCATGTGCAGCAGGCGGCGAATCTGGGCGCCGACGGCACCGGCGGCATCTCGCTCGAGCGGCTGCCCAAGGTGCGGCAGACCTTCGAGCCCGCCACCGGACCCGGGATGGGCGCGGCCGGCGGGGTGCGGGTGACCCAGCTCAGGGGCCGGGTGTCGGGTGTGAACGCCGAGGTCTACGTGTGGCTGCCGCCCCAGTACGGCGAACCGGCCTACCGGCACCACAGGTTCCCGGTCGTGGAGCTGCTGCCCGGCTACCCCGGCTCGGCGAAGGCGTGGTTCGGCTCGCTGCACGCGCACGAGCAGCTGGAGCCGCTGATGCGTGGGGGCCGGGTGGCCCCGTTCATCCTGGTCGCGCCCCGCACCAACCTGCTGGCCGGTGTGGACACCGGCTGCGCCAACATCCCGGGCACGGTCAACGCCGACACCTGGCTGAGCGTCGACGTGCCGAAGATGGTCCTGGACAACTTCCGCGCCGAGTCCGCCCCGCAGGGCTGGGCCGTCGCCGGCTACTCGGCCGGGGCGCACTGCGCGGCCAGGCTCGCCGTCGCCCACCCCGACCGCTACCGGGCCGCCGTCAGCCTGTCCGGCTACAACGACCCGATCGGCGAACGCGACTCGCTCACCGCGCAGAGCCCCGCCCTGCGCACCGAGAACAACCCTTACCTGATGCTGCGCAGGGCGCCCGTCCCGCCGCGCATCGCGCTGTACCTCTCCGGCCAGCCGCGCGACGGCTACGAGGCCGCCGTGGCCCTGGAGCAGACCGCGAAGGCGCCGACGACCGTGCACGTGGTGTACATCCCGAAGAGCGCGGGCGGCCACAACATGGCGCTGTGGCGGCCGCAGGTGGTCCCGGTGTTCCGCTGGCTGACCCAGGAGATGGGCCTGCGCCCTGTCACGGCAGGACGGGCTGCTCCTCCTCGCTCACCGTCGACCGCCGGTGCCACGCCCGCGGAGCTCGCCAGTGGTACCGCATCGCGAGCAGGCGCAGTGCGAAGGCGGTGA
- a CDS encoding thioesterase family protein, translating into MPEAATAPAARATIGDSEFDRDTALTRRAPGVYDIDLSAGWTIISAVNGGYLLAVLGRALADTLPHADPFTISAHYLTASQPGPAVVRTDVVRTGRTLSTGQASLFQRDDEGREVERIRVLASYGDLDALPDDVRTTARPPAIPPLEHCFGPEDGPAPVDGSSAIADRLMLKLDPSTLGWALGQPSGKGEMRAWFGLKDGRDPDPLSLLLAVDALPPTAFEIGLKGWVPTVELTVHVRCRPAPGPLRVSITTRNLAGGFLEEDAEVWDSTDRLVAQSRQLARARLG; encoded by the coding sequence ATGCCAGAAGCAGCCACCGCCCCGGCCGCCCGGGCCACGATCGGCGACAGCGAGTTCGACCGCGACACCGCGCTCACCCGCCGCGCGCCGGGCGTCTACGACATCGACCTCTCCGCCGGCTGGACGATCATCAGCGCCGTCAACGGCGGCTACCTGCTGGCCGTCCTGGGCCGTGCCCTCGCGGACACCCTGCCGCACGCCGACCCCTTCACGATCTCGGCGCACTACCTGACCGCGTCCCAGCCCGGCCCGGCGGTCGTCCGCACGGACGTCGTCCGCACCGGCCGCACCCTGTCGACCGGCCAGGCCTCGCTCTTCCAGCGCGACGACGAGGGCCGCGAGGTGGAACGCATCCGCGTCCTCGCCTCCTACGGCGACCTGGACGCCCTGCCCGACGACGTCCGCACCACGGCCCGGCCGCCCGCGATCCCGCCGCTGGAGCACTGCTTCGGCCCCGAGGACGGGCCCGCCCCCGTCGACGGCAGTTCGGCCATCGCCGACCGGCTGATGCTCAAGCTCGACCCGTCCACCCTCGGCTGGGCCCTCGGGCAGCCCTCCGGCAAGGGCGAGATGCGGGCCTGGTTCGGACTCAAGGACGGACGCGACCCCGACCCGCTCTCCCTGCTGCTCGCGGTCGACGCCCTGCCGCCCACCGCCTTCGAGATCGGGCTGAAGGGCTGGGTCCCCACCGTCGAGCTGACCGTGCACGTCCGCTGCCGCCCGGCCCCGGGCCCGCTGCGGGTGTCGATCACCACGCGCAACCTCGCCGGCGGCTTCCTGGAGGAGGACGCCGAGGTGTGGGACAGCACGGACCGGCTGGTCGCGCAGTCCCGGCAGTTGGCGCGGGCCCGGCTGGGCTGA
- a CDS encoding TetR family transcriptional regulator → MSHTLGIRQAQKQKTRQALLDAALALLEEQSLSSLGLREVTRAVGVAPTAFYRHFRSTADLGVALVEEALGSLHPMIRTTVSTTGDHEERITRAIDLIARHVDGYPAHVRFIARERHGGVQPVREAIRDQLARFAQEVKDELAKDSMSRGWSEDDLLMLAHLYVDQMLSTASLFLEALEGPEEERAERTRRLTRLATRQMRLIGLGRQHWLD, encoded by the coding sequence ATGAGTCACACCCTCGGCATCCGGCAGGCCCAGAAGCAGAAGACCCGGCAGGCACTCCTGGACGCGGCCCTCGCGCTGCTGGAGGAGCAGAGCCTGAGCAGCCTGGGACTGCGCGAGGTCACCCGCGCCGTCGGTGTCGCCCCGACCGCCTTCTACCGCCACTTCCGCTCCACGGCGGATCTGGGCGTGGCCCTGGTCGAGGAGGCGCTGGGCAGCCTGCACCCGATGATCCGGACGACGGTGTCCACGACGGGTGACCACGAGGAACGCATCACGCGCGCCATCGACCTGATCGCCCGTCACGTCGACGGGTACCCCGCCCATGTCCGGTTCATCGCCCGTGAACGACATGGCGGAGTTCAGCCGGTCCGGGAGGCGATACGGGACCAACTGGCCCGGTTCGCCCAGGAGGTCAAGGACGAACTGGCCAAGGACTCGATGTCCCGCGGCTGGAGCGAGGACGACCTGCTGATGCTCGCGCATCTCTACGTCGACCAGATGCTGAGCACGGCGTCGCTGTTCCTGGAGGCCCTGGAGGGGCCGGAGGAGGAGCGCGCGGAGCGCACCCGGCGCCTCACCCGGCTTGCGACCCGCCAGATGCGGCTGATCGGCCTCGGCCGGCAGCATTGGCTGGATTGA